A stretch of the Acidilobus sp. 7A genome encodes the following:
- a CDS encoding FAD-dependent oxidoreductase codes for MSLRLGALPQHRTPPKGEHYDVLIAGAGPAGLSAAIYAARFLLKSVVITEDVGGQLNLTNVVDDYPATLSINATELISRFRDHAEKLFGVPIYTNISVQKLKREGDEYHVTGTRDLDVYAKTIILAVGSRRRKLNVPGEAEFTGRGVSYCSICDAPLYKGKDAVVVVGGGDAAFEGAILLSGYVKKVYLVHRRSEFRAKPYYVQEATSRPNIEFLLSSVVTEIRGDKLVRSVIVKNNLDGTTRELNVDGVFVEIGFEPPKEWYQSLGLEVDDLGYIKTDMWMRTNLPGVFAAGDAISLWRGFRQIVNAAASGAIAAYSAYTYLTERGLTRRPAPASREVKSIGGETAK; via the coding sequence ATGTCGCTGAGGCTAGGCGCTCTGCCCCAGCACAGGACACCTCCAAAGGGTGAGCACTACGACGTACTCATTGCGGGAGCTGGGCCCGCTGGGCTCTCAGCAGCTATCTATGCAGCCAGATTTCTCCTCAAGTCTGTGGTCATAACTGAAGACGTCGGCGGCCAGCTGAACCTTACAAATGTTGTTGATGACTACCCTGCTACGCTCTCCATAAACGCCACCGAGCTGATATCACGCTTTAGGGATCATGCCGAGAAGCTCTTCGGGGTGCCTATTTACACTAACATCAGCGTTCAGAAGCTCAAGAGGGAGGGTGACGAATACCACGTCACAGGGACGCGCGACCTTGACGTCTATGCGAAGACAATAATTCTTGCAGTGGGCTCCAGGAGGAGAAAGCTGAACGTACCTGGTGAGGCTGAGTTCACCGGCAGGGGGGTCAGCTACTGTAGCATATGTGACGCGCCGCTCTACAAGGGGAAGGACGCTGTTGTGGTCGTTGGCGGTGGGGACGCGGCCTTTGAAGGCGCCATACTTCTCTCGGGCTACGTTAAGAAGGTCTACCTGGTTCACAGGAGGAGTGAGTTTAGGGCGAAGCCATACTACGTCCAGGAGGCCACGTCCAGGCCAAACATAGAGTTCCTGCTGAGCTCGGTCGTGACAGAGATCAGGGGCGACAAGCTAGTTCGGAGCGTAATAGTTAAGAATAACTTAGACGGTACCACGAGGGAGCTAAATGTAGATGGTGTCTTTGTAGAGATTGGGTTTGAGCCGCCTAAGGAGTGGTACCAGTCCCTCGGACTTGAAGTTGATGACCTTGGCTATATTAAGACTGACATGTGGATGAGAACCAACCTGCCTGGCGTCTTTGCTGCTGGCGACGCCATAAGCCTGTGGCGTGGCTTCAGACAGATAGTTAACGCCGCCGCATCTGGAGCTATAGCCGCCTACAGCGCTTATACATACTTGACAGAACGCGGGCTTACAAGGAGGCCCGCGCCGGCCAGCAGGGAGGTAAAATCGATTGGAGGAGAGACAGCTAAGTGA
- a CDS encoding GntR family transcriptional regulator translates to MCAAEDNERTVKYSDMVYEMLKNDILNRRFEPKDKLSETTLAKLYNVSRTPVREALHKLEKEGLVVKLSDGYHVSFLTKEQILKIFEVRAVLEALAAQKAAENRDPEMLKRLREAAEGFRKADRSNPLTLAQANSNFHDIIADMSGNEYLRDILKDLRNKLAIVRVDLFASSSRVDQEIEEHWKIYEAIEKGDPKEAYDAALRHQNNLIEFIKSKRMVGGILV, encoded by the coding sequence ATGTGTGCAGCCGAGGACAACGAGAGGACTGTTAAGTACTCTGATATGGTTTATGAGATGCTTAAGAACGACATTCTTAACAGGCGGTTCGAGCCCAAAGACAAGCTAAGCGAGACCACTCTAGCAAAGCTCTACAACGTCAGCCGTACGCCTGTGAGGGAGGCTCTGCATAAGCTTGAGAAGGAGGGCCTCGTGGTAAAGCTAAGTGACGGCTACCACGTGTCATTTCTGACCAAGGAACAGATACTCAAAATCTTCGAGGTCAGGGCTGTACTTGAAGCGCTAGCGGCTCAGAAGGCGGCAGAGAACCGCGACCCCGAGATGCTAAAGAGGTTAAGGGAGGCCGCAGAGGGTTTCAGGAAGGCAGACAGGTCAAACCCGCTGACCTTGGCTCAGGCCAACAGCAACTTCCACGATATTATAGCTGACATGAGCGGAAACGAGTACCTTAGGGACATACTCAAGGACTTAAGAAATAAGCTTGCTATTGTGAGAGTGGACCTTTTCGCTTCGAGCAGCCGTGTTGACCAGGAAATAGAGGAGCACTGGAAGATTTATGAGGCTATAGAGAAGGGCGACCCCAAGGAAGCCTATGACGCAGCCCTAAGGCACCAGAACAACTTAATTGAGTTCATTAAATCAAAAAGGATGGTGGGAGGCATATTAGTCTAA
- a CDS encoding MBL fold metallo-hydrolase, whose amino-acid sequence MLAAVMPNGAVLLGSNVVADSYHRRPVRVVTHAHEDHTKYLSRSVAESLFIVATPVTHEFLRILGHSIPQSKALSVDYNKEIEFDGERVKLLPSRHIAGSAQVLVEGPDGTAGYTGDFKMPGTPPMEDLDVLVVDATYGSPHLSRRGTEWDALGALIDIIERRSPESPLVIYGYNGKLQEIMVELRIRGVKETFLADDTTLKLAKVASRFYNVDIGDVRLYNKDELTPGSIAFLHVSKSQPMLKLPAVHIILTGTERRGPAVRVNDNVYRVSFSDHATFWEVVEYIKESRPKKVIVDASRGFDSKFMAEYLSKVLNIDAVSEP is encoded by the coding sequence TTGTTAGCCGCAGTGATGCCAAACGGTGCCGTGCTACTCGGAAGTAATGTCGTGGCCGACTCTTACCACAGGAGGCCCGTAAGGGTCGTCACTCATGCCCATGAGGATCACACAAAGTACCTCTCGCGGAGCGTAGCTGAAAGCCTCTTCATAGTGGCTACGCCTGTCACCCATGAGTTTCTCAGGATCCTCGGCCATTCCATACCGCAGAGTAAGGCACTTTCAGTTGATTATAATAAGGAGATAGAGTTCGACGGTGAGAGAGTGAAGCTGTTACCCTCAAGGCACATAGCGGGCAGCGCCCAGGTTTTGGTCGAGGGCCCGGACGGCACAGCAGGATATACTGGGGACTTCAAGATGCCTGGGACACCCCCCATGGAGGACCTAGATGTCCTGGTAGTGGACGCCACGTATGGAAGCCCCCACCTATCTAGGAGAGGGACAGAGTGGGATGCCCTTGGAGCCCTTATTGACATAATTGAGAGGCGCTCCCCCGAGAGCCCCCTGGTGATATATGGTTACAACGGCAAGCTCCAGGAGATAATGGTAGAGCTGCGGATAAGGGGCGTTAAGGAGACGTTCTTAGCCGATGACACTACGCTTAAGCTGGCAAAGGTCGCCTCTAGGTTCTACAACGTCGATATCGGTGACGTGAGGCTCTACAATAAAGATGAGCTCACGCCAGGCTCCATAGCATTCCTCCATGTCTCAAAGTCTCAGCCTATGCTTAAGTTACCAGCGGTGCATATAATATTAACAGGCACCGAGAGGAGAGGACCAGCGGTCAGGGTTAACGACAACGTCTACAGGGTGTCATTCAGCGACCATGCTACGTTCTGGGAGGTCGTGGAGTACATAAAGGAGTCGAGACCAAAGAAGGTCATAGTTGACGCATCCCGCGGGTTCGACTCTAAGTTTATGGCCGAGTACCTATCGAAAGTCCTCAATATAGACGCTGTTTCTGAACCTTGA
- the fdhE gene encoding formate dehydrogenase accessory protein FdhE produces MSNSIDERLRSFERSLRRFSGSLGLRINIELSKKIEEVQLKIIDDVSKLIDEAWSQGLTLQDLLAKLSDNGTLRREVLLASSTLGERIGSDSVDELFADALSGDTSRSGARSALVAFQAIARAYAEKYYKENGTITHVSPYCPVCGAESSTMVKRGNRYVMICPVCGYEWIVSEGSPRCPFCGNDNRFKLGTFMDKEWKYGLMYCQECGSSWRVIWDEDMASAPNILLPLIAMAADRFRGALPRGEGINNGNKAGGEGGLSEGQEETKGQE; encoded by the coding sequence ATGAGCAACTCCATTGATGAGAGGCTGAGATCTTTTGAAAGGAGCTTGAGGAGGTTTTCCGGCTCCCTCGGACTCAGGATAAACATAGAGCTCTCCAAAAAGATCGAGGAGGTTCAATTGAAGATTATTGATGATGTCTCAAAGCTAATAGATGAAGCGTGGTCGCAGGGACTGACGTTACAGGACCTTTTGGCAAAGCTCAGCGACAACGGCACCTTAAGGCGCGAAGTTCTTCTAGCGTCATCAACGCTAGGCGAGCGCATAGGTTCCGACTCTGTTGACGAGCTATTTGCAGACGCCTTATCAGGCGACACGTCACGAAGTGGCGCTAGGAGCGCCCTAGTAGCGTTTCAAGCGATAGCCAGAGCCTATGCTGAGAAGTACTACAAAGAAAATGGCACTATAACTCATGTATCGCCCTATTGCCCCGTCTGCGGCGCCGAGAGCAGCACAATGGTAAAGCGCGGGAACAGGTACGTTATGATCTGCCCTGTCTGCGGTTATGAGTGGATAGTTTCTGAGGGCTCCCCTAGGTGTCCCTTCTGCGGCAATGATAACAGGTTTAAGCTTGGAACGTTCATGGATAAGGAATGGAAGTACGGCCTGATGTACTGTCAGGAGTGCGGCTCCTCTTGGAGAGTCATATGGGACGAGGATATGGCATCAGCGCCAAATATACTGCTGCCCCTGATAGCTATGGCCGCTGACAGGTTTAGGGGCGCGCTACCTAGGGGTGAGGGAATCAATAACGGCAATAAGGCTGGAGGCGAAGGAGGCCTGAGCGAAGGCCAGGAAGAAACCAAAGGACAGGAGTGA
- a CDS encoding electron transfer flavoprotein subunit alpha/FixB family protein → MSWGTSEVSGQQNCDKLCPEWECRDNSEYRGVWVVGEVDENGIIEPSLQMLTPAKKVASKLNAKITGIVIGHNVKQFARQFIEYGADEAIVVDDPRLEMYVPNVYGETIVSLIKKYKPEMVFVAGTMKGRELAPYIANHLRAGITADCTDFDADEKTRDVFQIRPPFGAVLLAYIRTPSRRPQMATARPNVFPLPPRDPNRSGEIIEEKVDHVPPPKAKLISRKVIPRTETPIEKAELVVGGGKGLGTAEGFKMLQELADVMGAVVGGSRKAVDLGWIPHERQIGQTGKSIKSVIYIAVGISGAAQHMFGVREAEVVVAINKDPSAPIFSQSDYGVVADYREVIPNLIKLLKELKEQVKKGETPKIE, encoded by the coding sequence GAGGTTGACGAAAATGGCATAATAGAGCCCAGCCTCCAGATGCTGACTCCAGCTAAGAAGGTCGCATCTAAACTTAACGCCAAGATAACCGGCATTGTAATAGGTCACAATGTTAAGCAGTTTGCAAGGCAGTTTATAGAGTACGGGGCTGACGAAGCCATAGTAGTTGATGACCCAAGGCTGGAGATGTACGTTCCTAACGTTTATGGCGAGACCATAGTTAGCCTCATCAAGAAGTACAAGCCCGAGATGGTATTCGTTGCAGGCACCATGAAGGGCAGGGAGCTGGCTCCCTACATCGCTAACCATCTCAGAGCCGGCATAACGGCTGACTGCACTGACTTTGACGCTGATGAGAAGACCAGAGACGTGTTCCAGATAAGGCCTCCCTTCGGCGCAGTGCTGTTGGCCTACATAAGGACGCCTAGCAGAAGGCCTCAGATGGCCACGGCCAGGCCCAACGTGTTCCCGCTGCCCCCTCGCGACCCTAACAGGAGCGGTGAGATTATAGAGGAGAAGGTAGATCATGTACCGCCGCCGAAGGCCAAGCTGATCTCCCGCAAGGTTATCCCAAGGACCGAGACGCCCATAGAGAAGGCAGAGCTTGTTGTAGGGGGTGGCAAGGGTCTCGGAACTGCTGAGGGCTTCAAGATGCTTCAGGAGCTAGCTGACGTTATGGGAGCAGTCGTCGGCGGCAGCAGGAAGGCCGTAGACCTTGGTTGGATACCTCACGAGAGGCAGATAGGGCAGACAGGCAAGTCTATAAAGTCAGTCATCTATATAGCTGTAGGCATAAGCGGCGCCGCCCAGCATATGTTTGGCGTCAGAGAGGCAGAGGTCGTGGTAGCCATAAACAAGGATCCCTCAGCACCCATATTCTCGCAGAGCGACTATGGTGTCGTTGCTGACTACCGTGAAGTCATTCCGAACCTCATAAAGCTGCTGAAGGAGCTTAAAGAGCAGGTCAAGAAGGGGGAGACGCCTAAGATAGAGTGA